In Nonomuraea sp. NBC_00507, the following are encoded in one genomic region:
- the moeZ gene encoding adenylyltransferase/sulfurtransferase MoeZ, giving the protein MSLPPLVEPAAELTVDEVRRYSRHLIIPDVGMAGQKRLKNAKVLCVGAGGLGSPALMYLAAAGVGTLGVIDFDVVDESNLQRQIIHGQSDVGRPKAESAAASVREINPLVDVVIHNTALTTENVMEIFSGYDLIVDGTDNFATRYMVNDAAVLLGKPYVWGSIYRFDGQASVFWAEHGPCYRCLYPEPPPPGMVPSCAEGGVLGVLCASIGSIQVNEAIKLLTGIGDPLVGRLMIYDALEMKYRDVKVRKDPECVLCGKNPTVTELLEDYEAFCGAISDEAAEAASGSTITALELKDMQERGDNIFLVDVREPNEYEIVSIPGATLIPKGEFLNGSALEKLPQDKRIVLHCKSGARSAEALAVVKSAGFSDAVHVGGGVLSWVKTVDPSLPSY; this is encoded by the coding sequence GTGTCGTTGCCACCGCTGGTCGAGCCGGCCGCAGAGCTGACCGTCGACGAAGTGCGCCGCTACTCGCGTCACCTGATCATTCCCGACGTGGGCATGGCGGGGCAGAAGCGGCTGAAGAATGCCAAGGTGCTGTGTGTGGGCGCCGGGGGCCTGGGCTCGCCCGCGCTGATGTACCTCGCGGCGGCGGGAGTCGGCACCCTCGGCGTCATCGACTTCGACGTGGTCGATGAGTCCAACCTGCAGCGGCAGATCATCCACGGCCAGTCCGACGTGGGCCGGCCGAAGGCCGAGAGCGCCGCGGCGTCGGTCCGCGAGATCAACCCGCTGGTCGACGTCGTCATTCACAACACGGCGCTGACCACGGAAAACGTCATGGAGATCTTCTCCGGCTACGACCTCATCGTCGACGGCACCGACAACTTCGCCACCCGCTACATGGTGAACGACGCCGCGGTGCTGCTCGGCAAGCCGTACGTCTGGGGCTCGATCTACCGCTTCGACGGCCAGGCCAGCGTGTTCTGGGCCGAGCACGGCCCCTGCTACCGCTGCCTCTACCCGGAGCCCCCGCCTCCCGGCATGGTGCCCTCGTGCGCCGAGGGCGGCGTGCTCGGAGTGCTCTGCGCGTCGATCGGCTCCATCCAGGTCAACGAGGCCATCAAGCTGCTGACCGGCATCGGCGACCCGCTGGTCGGGCGGCTGATGATCTACGACGCCCTGGAGATGAAGTACCGCGACGTCAAGGTCCGCAAGGACCCGGAGTGCGTCCTGTGCGGCAAGAACCCGACGGTCACCGAGCTGCTCGAGGACTACGAGGCCTTCTGCGGCGCGATCTCCGACGAGGCCGCCGAGGCCGCCAGCGGCTCCACGATCACCGCGCTGGAGCTCAAGGACATGCAGGAACGCGGCGACAACATCTTCCTCGTGGACGTGCGTGAGCCGAACGAGTACGAGATCGTCTCGATCCCCGGCGCCACGCTGATCCCCAAGGGCGAGTTCCTCAACGGCTCGGCCCTGGAGAAGCTGCCGCAGGACAAGCGCATCGTCCTGCACTGCAAGTCGGGCGCGCGCTCGGCGGAGGCCCTGGCGGTCGTGAAGAGCGCCGGGTTCTCCGACGCCGTCCACGTGGGCGGCGGCGTGCTCAGCTGGGTCAAGACCGTCGACCCCAGCCTGCCCAGCTATTAA
- a CDS encoding helix-turn-helix domain-containing protein, whose amino-acid sequence MDSIEVASSRGPLADFLTARRAAVTAAEHGLPEPPYPRRVPGLRREEVAQLAGISTDYYTRIEQGRVRTASRSVLNAIGRALRLNDDQQRHLFQLAYPEAQEQSGEAEQRITPQTARLLANLVDTPALVLGRYLDILAWNLLGTALLGDLTAMNPAHRNYVRLIFLDDHVRSLQADWRARAQEAVSSLRMAAGAYPDQPRLQELVGELSVRDEDFRTWWADHLVTVHTSGRSLLRHPVVGEFSLDWQALTSIDDQEQAIVLLTAPYGSPDHEAIKRLDAWARRQQLRPSHP is encoded by the coding sequence ATGGACAGCATTGAGGTTGCCTCCTCCAGGGGACCGCTGGCCGATTTCCTCACCGCCCGACGCGCCGCCGTCACCGCAGCCGAGCATGGCCTACCCGAACCGCCATACCCCCGACGGGTTCCAGGCCTGCGCCGGGAAGAGGTGGCCCAACTGGCCGGGATCAGCACCGACTACTACACCCGCATCGAGCAGGGCCGGGTACGCACCGCCTCCCGGTCGGTCCTGAACGCCATCGGCCGCGCGCTGCGTCTCAACGACGATCAACAACGGCATCTGTTCCAGCTGGCCTACCCCGAGGCGCAGGAGCAGTCCGGTGAGGCCGAGCAGCGCATCACCCCGCAAACGGCCCGGCTACTGGCCAACCTCGTCGACACCCCCGCCCTCGTACTCGGCCGCTACCTGGACATCCTGGCCTGGAACCTGCTGGGCACCGCTCTGCTGGGCGACCTGACCGCCATGAATCCGGCCCACCGCAACTACGTGCGCCTGATCTTCCTCGACGATCACGTCCGGTCTCTGCAAGCCGATTGGCGCGCCCGCGCGCAAGAGGCGGTCTCGAGCTTGCGCATGGCCGCGGGAGCCTACCCCGATCAGCCCCGGCTGCAAGAACTCGTGGGCGAGCTGTCGGTACGGGACGAGGACTTCCGCACCTGGTGGGCCGACCACCTGGTGACCGTTCATACCTCCGGCCGCAGCCTCCTCCGCCATCCCGTCGTCGGGGAGTTCAGCCTGGACTGGCAGGCCCTGACCAGCATCGACGATCAGGAACAAGCCATCGTGCTGCTCACCGCCCCATACGGCAGCCCCGATCACGAAGCAATCAAACGACTGGACGCCTGGGCCCGCCGGCAACAACTCCGGCCAAGCCACCCCTAA
- a CDS encoding alpha/beta fold hydrolase, with protein sequence MATKPIPHWPGRMLGSVHVRSTPGGPAEQAVFVHGLAGSATNWTDLMDELKDTVTGHALDLPGAGYSPEPDDGDYTVAGQSRAVIGLMEETGPAHLFGNSMGGAIAVRVAATRPDLVRSLTLISPALPDLLPRYGPIRVAAAAIPMLGEWVAGMMRMVPAEQRVHATVSMVWADANAVHPVRLSDAINELRRRDDVPYAGAAMIGAARGIVAEYFRRGEDNLWRQAARVQAPTLIMHGRRDRLVRPAMAAKALRTFASARIVLLPTAGHVAMMELPQVVAAEARRLIGETRLGNAPLAS encoded by the coding sequence ATGGCAACCAAGCCGATCCCGCACTGGCCAGGACGCATGCTGGGCTCAGTGCACGTCAGGTCCACCCCCGGGGGGCCCGCCGAGCAAGCGGTGTTCGTGCACGGATTGGCCGGCTCGGCCACCAACTGGACGGACCTCATGGACGAGCTCAAGGACACGGTCACCGGCCACGCGCTCGACCTGCCCGGCGCCGGATACTCGCCTGAGCCCGACGACGGCGACTACACAGTCGCCGGGCAGTCCAGGGCCGTGATCGGCCTCATGGAGGAGACCGGCCCCGCCCACCTGTTCGGCAACTCCATGGGCGGCGCGATCGCCGTCAGGGTCGCCGCCACCCGCCCCGACCTGGTCCGCTCGCTCACGCTCATCTCGCCGGCCCTCCCGGACCTGCTCCCCAGATACGGCCCCATCCGCGTGGCCGCCGCCGCGATCCCCATGCTGGGTGAGTGGGTGGCGGGCATGATGCGCATGGTCCCGGCCGAGCAGCGGGTCCACGCCACCGTGTCCATGGTCTGGGCCGACGCGAACGCCGTCCACCCGGTACGCCTGAGCGACGCGATCAACGAGCTCCGCAGGCGCGACGACGTCCCGTACGCCGGAGCGGCGATGATCGGCGCGGCCCGGGGCATCGTGGCCGAATACTTCCGCCGCGGTGAGGACAACCTCTGGCGCCAGGCGGCCAGGGTCCAGGCGCCGACCCTGATCATGCACGGCCGGCGCGACCGCCTCGTCCGCCCGGCCATGGCCGCGAAGGCGCTGCGTACGTTCGCGAGCGCCAGGATCGTGTTGCTGCCGACCGCGGGTCATGTGGCGATGATGGAGCTGCCGCAGGTCGTGGCGGCCGAAGCACGCCGTCTGATCGGTGAGACTCGATTGGGGAATGCCCCACTCGCCAGCTAG
- a CDS encoding CDP-glycerol glycerophosphotransferase family protein, which translates to MRAVGPGGRDAAFDTEVLSGPLGGRIDLAVKRGAARRREMLALVRPYLAGVEAGVKRDLPVARRVIVHLIEHRPDEELIDGDTLTKVVTAAAEPSKRIRKGLSWYADLPFRDELPPGLYRLRRADMVPVTHIDDINWVDGKLRVTGFAYLAGLSVRSRRFNWATVVLRGPRWLPPIRMRTRRVLEPEATHGAREPGCNYDWSGFSAELSPWPLRWRGAVRAVVSAVRRRMRHRPSVPDTTTWRAEIVFWSRGARATGLLRGSALGRPERPAGLKLKPGWWIRPVWTSDRALQVVLQPNRAELAGVSVDDDRLELKISLPGRTVTKGHARLGGHRIAADFTPSDDGTQVVVSLAVPSLLQEKDGRRLWVEPKGDPAASVMLADLVETRTVVGDREITVLGDRRDRVVVSAHRVRPVITSAVWEDSVLVLRGHYPDASGPRTLTLRHRSGLSYQLPMERSGEDFSVRVEPAAMDRFGEPVPLASGTWNMSVRHPSGEIVPLRMDHAALAGLDEKPRTVGGRTYRMISTRFDVPVVAVEEARPADERGVAGTHVLRRVFYPAQRTEPLTEATVYVVNDGRLYADSVRAIYEERLRRGDDREHIWIVKDGAFVPPGGATVARAGSREHHAALARSRHIVTNSFLPAWFRAREDQVVVQTWHGTPAKIIGNDQPHMNRDPKPPIWHRQAAEVRGWDLLLSQSPWATPVLRKAFGYKGEILESGLPRNDVLNSPDRDALAAAVRERLGLVEGKRVVLYAPTWRDYDRKNAMVKLDLAKAREALGADHEILVRAHPMQAIPAVPDIAHDVTTYPDMADLLLVADVLVTDYSSVMFDFACTGRPIVLYGYDLAKYSSKRGLYLDLAEQAPGPVLSTSAEVIDALRSIDSVGASHADRYDAFRATFAPRDDGKATARVVDRLFS; encoded by the coding sequence ATGCGAGCGGTCGGCCCCGGCGGACGCGACGCGGCGTTCGACACCGAGGTGCTCAGCGGTCCCCTCGGGGGCCGCATCGACCTCGCGGTCAAACGCGGCGCCGCGCGGCGCCGCGAGATGCTCGCGCTCGTGCGCCCCTACCTCGCGGGCGTGGAGGCGGGGGTCAAACGTGACCTGCCGGTCGCCAGACGGGTCATCGTGCACCTGATCGAGCACCGCCCCGACGAGGAGCTCATCGACGGCGACACCCTCACCAAGGTTGTGACCGCGGCGGCCGAGCCGTCCAAGCGCATCCGCAAGGGCCTCAGCTGGTATGCCGATCTGCCCTTCCGTGACGAGCTGCCGCCCGGCCTCTACCGGCTGCGCAGGGCCGACATGGTGCCGGTGACCCACATCGACGACATCAACTGGGTCGACGGCAAGCTGCGCGTCACCGGCTTCGCCTACCTGGCCGGACTGTCGGTCCGCAGCCGCAGGTTCAACTGGGCGACCGTGGTGCTGCGCGGGCCGCGCTGGTTGCCGCCCATCCGCATGCGCACCCGCCGCGTGCTGGAGCCCGAGGCCACGCATGGGGCCCGCGAGCCCGGCTGCAACTACGACTGGTCCGGCTTCAGCGCGGAGCTGAGCCCGTGGCCGCTGCGCTGGCGCGGCGCCGTGCGCGCTGTGGTCTCCGCCGTGCGCCGCCGCATGCGGCACCGGCCGTCGGTGCCCGACACCACGACGTGGCGGGCCGAGATCGTGTTCTGGAGCCGTGGCGCGCGGGCCACCGGCCTGCTGCGCGGCTCCGCGCTCGGCCGGCCCGAGCGCCCCGCCGGGCTCAAGCTCAAGCCCGGCTGGTGGATCAGGCCGGTCTGGACGTCCGACCGGGCGCTGCAGGTCGTGCTCCAGCCCAACCGGGCCGAGCTGGCCGGGGTGTCCGTGGACGACGACCGCCTCGAGCTGAAGATCTCCCTGCCCGGCCGCACGGTCACCAAGGGCCACGCCAGGCTGGGCGGTCACCGCATCGCCGCCGACTTCACCCCGTCGGACGACGGCACGCAGGTGGTGGTCTCGCTGGCCGTGCCCTCCTTGCTGCAGGAGAAGGACGGGCGGCGGCTCTGGGTCGAGCCCAAGGGCGACCCGGCGGCCTCGGTCATGCTCGCCGACCTCGTCGAGACCCGCACGGTCGTGGGGGACCGCGAGATCACCGTGCTCGGCGACCGCCGCGACCGCGTCGTGGTCTCCGCCCACCGCGTCCGCCCCGTGATCACCTCCGCGGTCTGGGAAGACTCCGTGCTCGTGCTGCGCGGCCACTACCCGGACGCGTCCGGGCCCCGCACGCTCACGCTGCGGCACCGGTCCGGGTTGTCCTACCAGCTGCCCATGGAGCGCTCCGGCGAGGACTTCTCGGTCCGCGTCGAGCCTGCCGCCATGGACCGTTTCGGCGAGCCGGTGCCGCTGGCGTCGGGCACCTGGAACATGTCCGTACGCCATCCGTCCGGCGAGATCGTCCCGCTGCGCATGGACCACGCCGCCCTGGCGGGGCTCGATGAGAAACCGCGCACGGTCGGCGGGCGCACGTACCGGATGATCTCGACGCGCTTCGACGTGCCCGTCGTCGCCGTGGAGGAGGCCCGTCCGGCCGACGAGCGCGGCGTCGCGGGCACCCACGTGCTGCGGCGCGTCTTCTATCCCGCGCAGCGCACGGAGCCGCTGACGGAGGCGACCGTCTACGTCGTCAACGACGGGCGGCTCTATGCCGACAGCGTCCGCGCGATCTACGAGGAGCGGCTGCGGCGGGGCGACGACCGCGAGCACATCTGGATCGTCAAGGACGGGGCGTTCGTGCCGCCGGGCGGCGCGACCGTCGCGCGCGCCGGCAGCCGCGAGCACCACGCCGCTCTGGCCAGGTCCCGTCACATCGTGACCAACTCGTTCCTGCCCGCCTGGTTCCGCGCCCGCGAGGACCAGGTGGTGGTGCAGACCTGGCACGGCACCCCAGCCAAGATCATCGGTAACGACCAGCCCCACATGAACCGCGACCCCAAGCCGCCGATCTGGCATCGCCAGGCGGCGGAGGTGCGCGGCTGGGACCTGCTGCTGTCGCAGTCGCCGTGGGCGACGCCCGTGCTCCGCAAGGCCTTCGGCTACAAGGGCGAGATCCTGGAGAGCGGCCTGCCCCGCAACGACGTGCTCAACTCGCCGGACCGCGACGCCCTGGCGGCCGCGGTGCGCGAGCGGCTCGGGCTGGTGGAGGGCAAGCGGGTGGTCCTGTACGCGCCGACGTGGCGGGACTACGACCGCAAGAACGCCATGGTGAAGCTGGACCTGGCCAAGGCCCGCGAGGCGCTGGGCGCCGACCACGAGATCCTGGTCCGCGCCCATCCCATGCAGGCCATCCCGGCCGTCCCCGACATCGCCCATGACGTCACCACTTATCCGGACATGGCCGATCTGCTGCTGGTGGCCGACGTTCTGGTGACGGACTATTCGTCGGTGATGTTCGACTTCGCCTGCACCGGCCGCCCGATCGTGCTCTATGGCTACGACCTGGCGAAGTATTCGTCCAAGCGGGGTCTCTACCTCGACCTGGCCGAGCAGGCGCCCGGCCCGGTGCTGTCGACGTCGGCAGAGGTGATCGATGCCCTGCGGTCGATCGACTCGGTGGGGGCGTCGCACGCCGACCGCTATGACGCGTTCCGCGCGACGTTCGCTCCCCGCGACGACGGCAAAGCCACTGCTCGGGTGGTCGATCGTCTGTTTTCGTGA
- a CDS encoding S8 family serine peptidase codes for MLTAIRAIAATLLVFAGPSADPVREQQQWVLDALNVQQAWTVTKGAGVTVAVVDSGVDAEVKELKGRVSAGPDMTSGSIVRNIPPGRHGTAMAGLIAGSGEDDGLVGVAPEARILSLPMVTDDEPDMEFGVPPMEDQEMAAESPLARALRYAANHGAKVVSMSIGSYGPNKSEREAVSYALSKGVVLVAAVGNDGQTGYARDKGTSYWSFPAGYPGVIGVAATDKQGRKATFSSDNLSVLVAAPGVEVPVVKRKSGYELSEGTSSAAALVAGVAALIKSRYPSLPPEQVAQALSMSARGRPAAGYDDQTGFGVVDAAAALNAAERLTGVQRSAGESGKEHFGQGEDSPVPTRPGPDPWHLWVYGGGVLLALITFCGAIIVLNQRKEP; via the coding sequence GTGCTGACCGCCATACGCGCGATCGCGGCCACCCTGCTGGTCTTCGCGGGACCGAGCGCCGACCCGGTCAGGGAGCAGCAGCAGTGGGTGCTCGACGCCCTCAACGTCCAGCAGGCGTGGACCGTCACCAAGGGGGCGGGCGTCACCGTCGCCGTCGTGGATAGCGGCGTGGACGCCGAGGTCAAGGAGCTGAAGGGACGTGTCAGCGCCGGCCCCGACATGACCTCGGGCTCGATCGTCCGCAACATCCCGCCCGGCAGGCACGGCACCGCCATGGCCGGCCTGATCGCCGGCTCCGGCGAGGACGACGGGCTGGTCGGCGTCGCGCCTGAGGCCCGCATCCTGTCGTTGCCCATGGTCACGGACGACGAACCGGATATGGAGTTCGGCGTCCCGCCCATGGAGGACCAGGAGATGGCCGCCGAGAGCCCGCTCGCCCGCGCCCTGCGGTACGCGGCCAACCACGGCGCCAAGGTCGTCAGCATGTCGATCGGGTCCTACGGGCCGAACAAGTCCGAGCGCGAGGCCGTCTCGTACGCGCTGAGCAAGGGCGTCGTGCTGGTCGCCGCCGTGGGCAACGACGGCCAGACCGGCTACGCCAGGGACAAGGGCACCTCCTACTGGAGTTTCCCGGCCGGCTACCCCGGCGTGATCGGCGTGGCGGCCACCGACAAGCAGGGCAGGAAGGCCACGTTCAGCAGCGACAATCTGTCGGTGCTCGTGGCCGCGCCCGGCGTGGAGGTGCCCGTGGTCAAGCGCAAGAGCGGCTACGAGCTGTCGGAGGGCACCAGCTCGGCCGCCGCGCTCGTGGCCGGGGTGGCCGCGCTCATCAAGTCCCGCTACCCGAGCCTGCCGCCCGAGCAGGTCGCCCAGGCGCTGTCCATGAGCGCGCGAGGCCGGCCCGCCGCCGGATACGACGACCAGACCGGGTTCGGCGTGGTCGACGCCGCCGCCGCGCTCAACGCCGCCGAGCGGCTGACCGGCGTGCAACGCAGCGCGGGGGAGTCCGGCAAGGAACACTTCGGCCAGGGCGAGGACTCGCCCGTGCCGACCCGGCCGGGACCCGACCCCTGGCACCTGTGGGTGTACGGGGGCGGGGTGCTGCTGGCGCTCATCACGTTCTGCGGCGCGATCATCGTGCTCAACCAGCGAAAGGAACCGTGA
- a CDS encoding S8 family serine peptidase, which yields MLRRVVSVAAAGMLLFVAPPARADDVRGGQRQVIKTLELTQAWRVSKGVGVTVAVLDSGVDPRHRDLIGSVRVGRDFTAGANPPGVGPRRLHGTYMASLIAGHGHGRQGKLGIIGVAPEADVLSVRVILEDEEPGFREFNSAERFENVVARGIRYAVDEGADVINMSISKELATREERAAIRYAISRGVVLVAAAGNDGDRKIDRDFAPYSYPAAFPGVVSVGATDRRLRRATFSNWNSSVQVAAPGVDIMGAGPGDEYWVGRGTSQATALVSGVAALIKAKYPDMSPPLVAQALTASATDRPPGGYDTATGFGVVNAARALAEAGRLAGHTETATGAGVQDPAKPVAGGGQTGPIKVIVRDDERVRVYAAIAVAAAAGAIASLTVIFILVRRVRRAHGSQDA from the coding sequence GTGCTGAGACGGGTGGTGTCGGTGGCGGCGGCCGGGATGCTGCTGTTCGTGGCCCCGCCCGCGCGCGCCGACGATGTGCGCGGCGGGCAGCGGCAGGTGATCAAGACGCTGGAGCTGACCCAGGCATGGCGCGTCAGCAAGGGCGTCGGGGTCACCGTGGCGGTGCTCGACTCCGGCGTCGATCCACGCCATCGCGACCTCATCGGCTCGGTCCGGGTGGGCAGAGATTTCACCGCGGGCGCGAATCCGCCCGGGGTGGGTCCGCGCAGGTTGCACGGCACGTACATGGCCTCGCTGATCGCCGGGCACGGTCACGGCCGCCAAGGAAAGCTGGGGATCATCGGCGTCGCGCCCGAAGCGGACGTACTGTCAGTAAGGGTCATTCTCGAGGACGAGGAGCCGGGTTTCCGGGAGTTCAACTCGGCGGAGCGCTTCGAGAACGTCGTGGCCCGAGGCATCAGGTACGCGGTCGACGAGGGGGCGGACGTGATCAACATGTCGATCTCCAAGGAGCTGGCGACCCGGGAGGAGCGGGCGGCCATCCGCTACGCCATCTCCAGGGGCGTCGTGCTCGTCGCGGCCGCGGGCAACGACGGCGACCGGAAGATCGACCGCGATTTCGCGCCGTACTCCTACCCGGCGGCGTTCCCAGGGGTGGTCTCCGTGGGGGCGACGGACCGGCGGTTGCGGCGGGCCACGTTCTCCAACTGGAACTCCTCGGTGCAGGTGGCCGCGCCCGGCGTGGACATCATGGGCGCCGGACCAGGCGACGAGTATTGGGTCGGCAGGGGGACCTCGCAGGCGACGGCGCTCGTCTCCGGCGTCGCCGCCCTCATTAAGGCGAAATATCCGGATATGTCGCCGCCGCTCGTCGCGCAGGCCCTCACCGCCAGCGCCACCGACCGCCCGCCCGGCGGCTACGACACGGCCACCGGCTTCGGCGTCGTCAACGCCGCCCGCGCCCTGGCCGAGGCCGGCCGGCTGGCGGGGCACACCGAGACCGCGACAGGCGCCGGGGTGCAGGACCCCGCCAAGCCCGTGGCCGGCGGCGGGCAGACCGGCCCGATCAAGGTCATCGTCAGGGACGACGAGCGCGTCAGGGTCTACGCGGCCATCGCCGTCGCGGCGGCCGCAGGCGCGATCGCGTCGCTGACCGTCATATTCATCCTGGTCAGACGCGTACGCCGGGCGCACGGCTCGCAAGACGCATGA
- a CDS encoding NUDIX hydrolase, with translation MVWQVHSEKTLYSAARVDVRVADVELPDGRHLDHHLVRTAPAAGAVVTDEQDRVLLIWRHRFITDSWGWEIPLGEVDEGEMPQAAAAREVEQKTGWRPGLLRPLLAVQPANGFIDALHHVYCAESATRIGPPADPSQAGRIDWLPLPGIRKLIDNGDIVCGTTLSSLLYLLLDHLPGDREPTFDPTRQILLRDIPGLQL, from the coding sequence ATGGTCTGGCAGGTCCACTCCGAGAAGACGCTCTACTCCGCCGCGCGGGTGGACGTCCGGGTCGCGGACGTGGAGCTGCCCGACGGGCGGCATCTCGATCACCATCTCGTCCGCACCGCACCCGCGGCCGGAGCGGTCGTCACCGACGAGCAGGACCGGGTCCTGCTGATCTGGCGACACCGGTTCATCACCGACAGCTGGGGGTGGGAGATCCCGCTGGGGGAGGTCGACGAGGGTGAGATGCCGCAGGCAGCCGCGGCGCGGGAGGTCGAGCAGAAGACCGGCTGGCGTCCGGGCCTCCTGCGCCCGCTGCTCGCCGTCCAACCCGCCAACGGCTTCATCGACGCCCTGCATCACGTCTACTGCGCCGAATCGGCCACGCGCATCGGCCCGCCGGCGGATCCTTCGCAGGCCGGCCGCATCGACTGGCTCCCCTTGCCGGGGATCCGCAAGCTGATCGACAACGGCGACATCGTCTGCGGCACCACGTTGTCCTCGCTGCTCTATCTCCTGCTCGACCACCTGCCCGGGGACCGCGAGCCGACGTTCGACCCCACCCGCCAGATCCTCCTTCGCGACATCCCGGGCCTCCAGCTCTGA
- a CDS encoding class I SAM-dependent methyltransferase encodes MTRTDKGYKGIGMEGPIARWYTTANGKSPERYEQQVEAVRQRAGQGSSILEVAPGPGYLSIALARTGDYTVTGLDVSETFVEIARTKAAEAGAAVDFRLGNASSMPFEDESFDFAVCCAAFKNFSDPLGALREMHRVLRPGGAALIIDLRRDVSKEAVDEDVARMGVGGLAKMVTRFTLRSLLPRRAYTKSEFEAFIGQSGFPSHEIRLSPLALEVDLRK; translated from the coding sequence ATGACCAGAACCGACAAGGGATACAAGGGCATCGGCATGGAAGGCCCGATCGCTCGCTGGTACACCACCGCCAACGGCAAGTCGCCCGAGCGCTACGAGCAGCAGGTGGAGGCCGTACGACAACGGGCCGGCCAAGGGAGCTCGATATTGGAGGTCGCTCCCGGACCGGGCTACCTGTCGATCGCGCTGGCCAGGACCGGCGACTACACCGTCACCGGACTCGACGTCAGCGAGACCTTCGTCGAGATCGCCCGCACCAAGGCCGCCGAGGCCGGGGCCGCCGTCGACTTCCGGCTGGGCAACGCCTCCTCGATGCCGTTCGAGGACGAGAGCTTCGACTTCGCCGTCTGCTGCGCCGCCTTCAAGAACTTCTCCGATCCGCTCGGGGCCCTGCGGGAAATGCACAGGGTGCTGCGGCCCGGCGGCGCCGCCCTCATCATCGACCTGCGGCGGGACGTATCCAAGGAGGCAGTGGACGAGGACGTGGCACGCATGGGGGTGGGCGGGCTCGCCAAGATGGTCACGCGCTTCACCCTGCGCTCGCTCCTGCCCCGACGCGCCTACACGAAGAGCGAGTTCGAGGCGTTCATCGGGCAGAGCGGTTTCCCCAGCCACGAGATCCGGCTCTCGCCACTCGCCCTGGAGGTGGACCTGCGCAAGTGA
- a CDS encoding MGMT family protein, with translation MEPLTPFAERVLDLVERIPPGKVMAYGDIAEYLGEGGPRQVGKVMSTWGGGVPWWRVVHADGSGAAPDHLQRCLAHWREEGTPLRGERVDMRLARWDGRSGDFQ, from the coding sequence ATGGAGCCCCTGACTCCCTTCGCCGAGCGGGTGCTCGACCTCGTCGAGCGCATCCCGCCCGGCAAGGTCATGGCGTACGGGGACATCGCCGAATATCTGGGTGAAGGCGGCCCGCGACAGGTCGGCAAGGTGATGTCCACGTGGGGTGGTGGCGTGCCCTGGTGGCGCGTCGTCCACGCCGACGGCAGCGGCGCCGCCCCTGACCACCTGCAACGCTGCCTGGCCCACTGGCGCGAGGAAGGCACTCCGCTGCGAGGCGAACGCGTCGACATGCGCCTGGCGCGCTGGGACGGGCGTTCAGGGGATTTTCAGTAA